Proteins from one Haloarchaeobius litoreus genomic window:
- a CDS encoding S9 family peptidase, whose protein sequence is MPYDIERYLNVRSAYGASFGPEGERVSFLMDTTGTPQVWSVDGPGEWPHQRTFEDERVGFASWSPERDELVYGMDQGGNERMQFFRMSGDGSEEVPLTAHPDAKHRWGGWSHDGERFAFASNRRDQSVFDLYVQGRDETGNDATRVHEGDGWLSVGGWSPDDDRLIVSQAYSNYDQDLYVLDLETEELEHLTPHEGNVRYTSASWGPEGDALYLCTDADSDTLYLARLDIETGDLATVVDGGDWSIDGVALDDETGRLVYSRNVDGYTELTVGELAGETEIDEFPSPDLPGGIAGGVSWGPDAEKFAITATGAAVNTNVYVVETETGETERWTYAATAGIPESSFREPELVHVESFDGLDVPGFLTLPDGASADDPVPVIVSIHGGPEAQRRPSFNPVKQYYLNRGYGYFEPNVRGSAGYGKAYSHLDDVRDRMDSVADIDACVDWLEEQDAVDADRLVAMGGSYGGFMVLASLVESPDRWAAGVDIVGIANFVTFLENTGEWRRELREAEYGSLEDDREFLQSISPTENVEAIRSPLFVIHGENDPRVPVGEAHQIVEGAREQGVTVRELVFDDEGHGLSKLENKVEAHTAVAEFLDEHV, encoded by the coding sequence ATGCCATACGACATCGAGCGCTACCTCAACGTCCGGAGCGCCTACGGGGCGTCGTTCGGGCCCGAGGGCGAGCGCGTCTCCTTCCTGATGGACACGACCGGCACGCCGCAGGTCTGGTCGGTCGACGGCCCCGGCGAGTGGCCCCACCAGCGCACGTTCGAGGACGAGCGCGTCGGCTTCGCGTCGTGGTCGCCCGAGCGCGACGAGCTCGTCTACGGGATGGACCAGGGCGGCAACGAGCGCATGCAGTTCTTCCGGATGAGCGGCGACGGCAGCGAGGAGGTGCCGCTCACGGCCCACCCCGACGCCAAGCACCGCTGGGGCGGCTGGAGCCACGACGGCGAGCGCTTCGCGTTCGCGTCGAACCGGCGCGACCAGTCGGTCTTCGACCTCTACGTGCAGGGGAGAGACGAGACGGGCAACGACGCGACGCGCGTCCACGAGGGCGACGGCTGGCTGAGCGTCGGCGGCTGGAGCCCGGACGACGACCGGCTCATCGTCTCGCAGGCGTACTCGAACTACGACCAGGACCTCTATGTGCTGGACCTCGAAACGGAGGAACTGGAACACCTGACTCCCCACGAGGGGAACGTCCGCTACACCAGCGCGTCGTGGGGGCCGGAGGGGGACGCCCTCTACCTCTGTACCGACGCGGACTCGGACACGCTGTACCTCGCCAGACTGGACATCGAGACGGGCGACCTTGCCACCGTGGTCGACGGCGGCGACTGGAGCATCGACGGCGTCGCGCTCGACGACGAGACGGGGCGGCTGGTCTACTCGCGCAACGTCGACGGCTATACCGAGCTCACCGTCGGCGAACTCGCCGGCGAGACCGAGATCGACGAGTTCCCGTCGCCGGACCTCCCCGGTGGCATCGCCGGCGGCGTCTCCTGGGGCCCCGACGCCGAGAAGTTCGCCATCACCGCGACGGGCGCGGCGGTGAACACGAACGTCTACGTCGTCGAGACGGAGACCGGCGAGACCGAGCGCTGGACCTACGCTGCGACGGCGGGCATCCCCGAATCGTCGTTCCGCGAGCCCGAGCTCGTCCACGTCGAGAGCTTCGACGGGCTCGATGTGCCGGGCTTCCTCACGCTGCCCGACGGCGCGTCCGCGGACGACCCGGTCCCGGTCATCGTCTCCATCCACGGCGGCCCCGAGGCCCAGCGCCGCCCGTCGTTCAACCCGGTCAAGCAGTACTACCTGAACCGCGGCTACGGCTACTTCGAGCCGAACGTCCGCGGGTCGGCGGGCTACGGGAAGGCGTACAGCCACCTCGACGACGTGCGCGACCGGATGGACTCCGTGGCGGACATCGACGCCTGCGTCGACTGGCTGGAGGAGCAGGACGCCGTCGACGCGGACCGGCTCGTCGCTATGGGGGGCTCCTACGGCGGCTTCATGGTCCTCGCGAGCCTCGTCGAGTCACCCGACCGGTGGGCCGCGGGCGTCGACATCGTCGGCATCGCCAACTTCGTCACGTTCCTGGAGAACACCGGCGAGTGGCGGCGCGAGCTCCGCGAGGCAGAGTACGGCTCGCTGGAGGACGACCGCGAGTTCCTCCAGTCGATCTCGCCCACGGAGAACGTCGAGGCCATCCGGTCGCCGCTGTTCGTCATCCACGGCGAGAACGACCCCCGCGTCCCGGTCGGCGAGGCCCACCAGATCGTCGAGGGCGCACGCGAGCAGGGCGTCACCGTCCGCGAACTCGTCTTCGACGACGAGGGCCACGGGCTGTCGAAGCTGGAGAACAAGGTCGAGGCCCACACCGCGGTCGCGGAGTTCCTCGACGAGCACGTCTGA
- a CDS encoding lysylphosphatidylglycerol synthase transmembrane domain-containing protein, producing MGLRENVAGVVAGLVVVALLAVGVGWEQVLDRVLAADKPLFGLALLAGFGSIVAWGLSVYALVRPIPDAPGARRFGYLYLAAVFVKQAIPFGVAGGAAVLAYIISRYSDTTIERTLLATTVAGFLSTIASALVAGVGLLFVLLTRPVPQWILQLTVALAIALLVMMAVVTAFAIWPGILRRATVRFAGAVHPTAAALSTRVGAVVDPTKVRARLDRFVETGEVIARDPRAVVASFAAAVLAWVCTAAALSFSLAAVSSPAPLSVSGFAVTVSGVATAVPLPGGLGGVEATMSALVTVMSGDTVTRVGAGVVLFRVATFWLRLVVGGPAGLAVLGRYGPGSQALDELDEIEEGVGDAGPAGE from the coding sequence ATGGGACTGCGCGAGAACGTCGCGGGCGTGGTCGCCGGGCTCGTGGTCGTCGCCCTGCTCGCGGTCGGTGTCGGCTGGGAGCAGGTGCTCGACCGGGTGCTCGCCGCCGACAAACCCCTGTTCGGGCTGGCGCTGCTCGCCGGCTTCGGCTCCATCGTCGCCTGGGGGCTTTCGGTCTACGCACTCGTTCGCCCGATTCCGGACGCGCCGGGAGCTCGGCGGTTCGGATACCTCTACCTCGCTGCGGTCTTCGTCAAGCAGGCAATCCCGTTCGGTGTCGCGGGCGGCGCGGCCGTCCTCGCGTACATCATCTCGCGGTACTCCGATACGACCATCGAACGGACGCTGCTCGCGACGACGGTCGCCGGCTTCCTCAGCACGATCGCCTCGGCGCTCGTCGCCGGTGTCGGACTGCTGTTCGTCCTGCTCACGCGGCCCGTCCCGCAGTGGATACTCCAGCTGACCGTCGCGCTGGCCATCGCCCTGCTCGTGATGATGGCCGTCGTGACGGCCTTCGCCATCTGGCCGGGCATCCTCCGGCGGGCGACGGTCCGGTTCGCGGGTGCGGTCCACCCGACGGCTGCGGCGCTGTCGACGCGCGTCGGCGCGGTCGTCGATCCGACGAAGGTCCGTGCCCGTCTGGACCGCTTCGTCGAGACCGGCGAGGTGATCGCGAGAGACCCACGGGCCGTCGTGGCGTCGTTCGCCGCGGCGGTGCTCGCGTGGGTGTGCACCGCGGCGGCGTTGAGCTTCTCGCTGGCCGCTGTCAGCAGCCCCGCGCCGCTGTCGGTCTCCGGGTTCGCCGTCACGGTGTCCGGCGTCGCGACGGCTGTCCCGCTTCCGGGTGGCCTCGGCGGCGTGGAGGCCACGATGTCGGCGCTCGTCACCGTGATGAGCGGTGATACGGTGACCAGGGTCGGCGCTGGCGTCGTGCTGTTCCGGGTCGCGACGTTCTGGCTCCGGCTGGTCGTCGGCGGGCCCGCCGGGCTGGCGGTGCTCGGCCGCTACGGCCCCGGGTCGCAGGCGCTCGACGAACTCGACGAGATAGAGGAGGGCGTCGGCGACGCGGGCCCGGCGGGCGAGTAG
- a CDS encoding NAD(P)-dependent glycerol-1-phosphate dehydrogenase, producing MFTKSTWIRLPRNVVVGHGVVDRTAEVVEDLHLQGRPLVVTSPTPWKLVGEAVEAQFAGSEVVVVEEATFESVERVIERVEAAEPGFLLGVGGGKAIDIAKMAADHVGLGFVSVPTAASHDGIVSGRGSVPEGDTRHSVAADPPLAVVADTEVLAEAPWELTTAGCADIISNYTAVMDWRLANRLKDVPYSEYAAALSEMTAEILVDNADSVRPGLEESSWVVTKALVSSGVAMSIAGSSRPASGAEHLFSHQLDRIAPNPALHGHQVGVGSILTAYLHGGDRGFWTDIRDALRSIDAPTTASELGIEPGTVVEALTTCHEIRDRYTILGDGMSEEAAWETARKTGVIE from the coding sequence ATGTTCACCAAATCGACGTGGATCCGGCTGCCCCGCAACGTGGTGGTCGGCCACGGCGTCGTCGACCGGACGGCGGAGGTCGTCGAGGACCTGCACCTGCAGGGGCGACCGCTCGTCGTGACGAGCCCGACGCCCTGGAAGCTGGTCGGCGAGGCCGTCGAGGCACAGTTCGCCGGCTCGGAGGTGGTGGTGGTCGAGGAGGCGACGTTCGAATCAGTCGAGCGCGTCATCGAGCGCGTCGAGGCCGCGGAGCCGGGGTTCCTGCTCGGCGTCGGCGGCGGGAAGGCCATCGACATCGCGAAGATGGCGGCGGACCACGTCGGGCTGGGCTTCGTCTCGGTCCCGACGGCCGCGAGCCACGACGGCATCGTCTCCGGCCGGGGGTCGGTGCCGGAGGGCGACACCCGCCACAGCGTCGCGGCGGACCCGCCGCTGGCGGTCGTCGCCGACACCGAGGTGCTCGCGGAGGCCCCGTGGGAGCTGACGACGGCGGGCTGTGCGGACATCATCTCGAACTACACCGCGGTGATGGACTGGCGGCTCGCGAACCGGCTGAAGGACGTGCCCTACTCGGAGTACGCGGCGGCGCTCTCGGAGATGACCGCCGAGATACTCGTCGACAACGCGGACTCGGTGCGCCCGGGGCTGGAGGAGTCCTCGTGGGTCGTGACGAAGGCGCTGGTCTCCTCGGGCGTGGCGATGTCCATCGCGGGCTCGTCCCGTCCGGCGTCGGGCGCGGAGCATCTGTTCTCGCATCAGCTCGACCGCATCGCCCCGAACCCGGCGCTGCACGGCCACCAGGTCGGCGTCGGCTCCATCCTGACGGCGTACCTCCACGGCGGCGACCGCGGCTTCTGGACGGACATCCGCGACGCCCTCCGGAGCATCGACGCCCCGACGACCGCGTCGGAACTCGGCATCGAACCCGGGACGGTCGTCGAGGCGCTGACGACCTGTCACGAGATCCGCGACCGCTACACCATCCTCGGCGACGGCATGAGCGAGGAGGCCGCCTGGGAGACAGCCAGGAAGACCGGCGTCATCGAGTAG
- a CDS encoding dihydrodipicolinate synthase family protein, whose translation MDSNAPAPGTADPLGIHGVVPPTVTAFHDDESVDYEGTAAHARFVVEGGAHGVFPLGTNGEFAMLSGEERDRVVRAVVEEVGDDVPVIAGVGAPSTRRTVARAEAAADAGADGIVVVTPFYYPLDGEGAVEHYRRVCDAVDRPTYVYHIPSKTGNSLALDTVAELAEIPNLVGVKDSSKDVPWLGQAIDDNPELTFLSGSDSLLFPGLEVGCSGMVSAVANAFPELVVDLYEAYDAGDEDRAQELQSRVYDVRSALKRGPYMAGVKAALSLQGFDAGPLRSPLRRMDAADEAALEDELRELGLLDG comes from the coding sequence ATGGATTCCAACGCTCCCGCGCCAGGCACTGCCGACCCGCTCGGCATCCACGGCGTCGTCCCACCGACGGTGACGGCGTTCCACGACGACGAGTCGGTCGACTACGAGGGGACGGCCGCCCACGCCCGGTTCGTCGTCGAGGGCGGCGCACACGGCGTCTTCCCGCTCGGCACCAACGGCGAGTTCGCGATGCTCTCCGGCGAGGAACGCGACCGCGTCGTCCGTGCGGTCGTCGAGGAGGTCGGCGACGACGTGCCCGTCATCGCGGGCGTCGGCGCACCCAGCACCCGCCGGACCGTCGCCCGCGCCGAGGCCGCCGCCGACGCCGGTGCGGACGGCATCGTCGTGGTGACGCCGTTCTACTACCCGCTCGACGGCGAGGGTGCCGTCGAGCACTACCGCCGCGTCTGCGACGCCGTCGACCGCCCGACCTACGTCTACCACATCCCCTCGAAGACCGGCAACTCGCTCGCGCTCGACACCGTCGCCGAGCTCGCCGAGATTCCGAACCTCGTCGGCGTCAAGGACTCCAGCAAGGACGTGCCGTGGCTCGGCCAGGCCATCGACGACAACCCCGAGCTGACGTTCCTCTCGGGGTCGGACTCGCTGCTGTTCCCCGGGCTGGAGGTCGGCTGCTCGGGCATGGTCTCGGCCGTCGCGAACGCCTTCCCCGAACTCGTCGTCGACCTGTACGAGGCCTACGACGCCGGCGACGAGGACCGGGCGCAGGAGCTCCAGAGCAGGGTGTACGACGTTCGGTCGGCACTGAAGCGCGGCCCGTACATGGCTGGCGTGAAGGCCGCCCTCTCGCTGCAGGGGTTCGACGCTGGGCCGTTGCGGAGCCCACTCCGGCGGATGGATGCTGCTGACGAGGCGGCGCTAGAGGACGAGCTTCGTGAACTCGGACTGCTAGACGGCTGA
- a CDS encoding TVP38/TMEM64 family protein, with product MRRRYRQVAVLVAVLSLLVLARLTVGGDVPGLLAAVENDVLFVLILAVGYVVRPFLAVPVTAFTLVVGYRFGWAGLPIALAGGVLTALPAYYAGRWYKRDDGVLGWLRRSGDEIFDATGDLRGTIAGRLSPAPADAVAYGTGLADVPLGTFLLGTFIGELPWILTIMAIGVSARNVTTGSSVDPLVLVGAGVLALALVARPLYRRFLERRAS from the coding sequence GTGCGACGAAGATACCGGCAGGTGGCCGTTCTGGTCGCAGTGCTCTCGCTGCTCGTGCTCGCACGACTGACCGTCGGGGGCGACGTGCCGGGCCTCCTCGCGGCCGTCGAGAACGACGTGCTGTTCGTCCTCATCCTCGCCGTGGGCTACGTCGTCAGACCGTTCCTCGCCGTTCCGGTGACGGCGTTCACCCTCGTCGTCGGCTACCGGTTCGGCTGGGCCGGCCTCCCCATCGCGCTGGCGGGCGGCGTGCTCACCGCTCTCCCGGCGTACTACGCGGGCCGGTGGTACAAGCGCGACGACGGGGTCCTCGGCTGGCTGCGGCGCTCCGGCGACGAGATCTTCGACGCGACGGGCGACCTCCGGGGCACCATCGCGGGCCGGCTCTCGCCAGCGCCCGCCGACGCGGTGGCCTACGGCACCGGACTCGCGGACGTACCCCTCGGCACGTTCCTCCTCGGGACGTTCATCGGCGAACTCCCGTGGATCCTCACCATCATGGCCATCGGCGTCTCCGCGCGGAACGTCACGACCGGCAGCTCCGTCGACCCGCTCGTGCTCGTCGGTGCCGGCGTGCTCGCCCTCGCGCTGGTCGCCCGGCCGCTGTACCGCCGGTTCCTCGAACGTCGCGCGTCGTAG
- a CDS encoding EamA family transporter — MSTSPVVFALLAMVTWGLWAVLADAATQSTSPTVAMIVSYLVGTALAGAYVLTRTDPVTYTREGVLLAVAAGVFSGIAAVAFYAGLERGSTGVVTTVSALYFVVAAVLGVLLFDEPVTLQRVGGVGFAFAAVALLAN; from the coding sequence ATGTCCACCTCGCCAGTCGTCTTCGCCCTGCTCGCGATGGTCACGTGGGGGCTCTGGGCGGTCCTCGCGGACGCCGCGACGCAGAGCACCTCGCCGACCGTCGCGATGATCGTCTCCTACCTCGTCGGCACCGCGCTCGCCGGCGCGTACGTCCTCACCCGCACGGACCCGGTCACGTACACCCGCGAGGGGGTCCTGCTCGCGGTCGCGGCGGGCGTGTTCTCCGGTATCGCCGCCGTCGCCTTCTACGCCGGGCTGGAGCGCGGCAGCACCGGCGTCGTGACGACCGTCTCGGCGCTGTACTTCGTCGTCGCCGCGGTGCTCGGCGTGCTGCTGTTCGACGAGCCCGTCACCCTCCAGCGCGTCGGCGGCGTCGGCTTCGCGTTCGCCGCCGTGGCGCTGCTGGCGAACTGA